Proteins encoded together in one Impatiens glandulifera chromosome 1, dImpGla2.1, whole genome shotgun sequence window:
- the LOC124919185 gene encoding L-Ala-D/L-amino acid epimerase isoform X1, with protein sequence MGSTGLSFSSSFLGCLISPCRLHNSTGAAEIRNPNLNLCRTADHGGATMTMAVPSVKPNTFGYKNLLDTFMVDVQRAEGRPLNVPLISPFTIASSRIDQVGNVAIRVELRNGCVGWGEAPILPSVTEEDQPIALAKAAEACEHLRRNPAMTLSSLLMEINGILPGHQFASVRAGVEMALIDAAAKSIGTPLCRLFGGVTNTITTDITIPIVSPAEAAELASKYCKQGFKTLKLKVGKNLNADIEVLKAIRTAHPDCSFILDANEGYTSTEAIQVLERLQEIEIVPILFEQPVHRDDWEGLGHVNRVARNKYGVSVAADESCRSLADVERIAKENLAEVINIKLAKLGVIGALEIIELARVLGLHLMIGGMVETRLAMGFAGHLAAGFGCFKYIDLDTPILLAEDPVLEGYEVYGPVYKYRNSRGHGGFLHWDNIAW encoded by the exons ATGGGTTCCACTGGGTTGTCgttttcatcatcttttctCGGTTGCCTTATCTCTCCTTGTCGCCTACACAACAGCACAGGCGCAGCCGAGATCCGAAACCCAAATCTCAACCTTTGCCGAACCGCTGATCACGGAGGCGCTACCATGACGATGGCGGTTCCTTCGGTGAAACCAAACACGTTTGGGTACAAAAATCTGTTGGATACTTTCATGGTTGATGTTCAGAGAGCTGAAGGGAGACCGTTGAATGTCCCGTTGATTTCTCCGTTTACAATTGCGTCGTCGAGAATTGATCAAGTGGGGAATGTTGCTATTCGTGTTGAGCTTAGGAATGGGTGTGTAGGGTGGGGTGAGGCGCCAATTTTGCCGTCGGTTACAGAGGAGGATCAGCCGATAGCGCTAGCGAAAGCGGCAGAGGCTTGCGAACATCTGCGGCGGAATCCGGCGATGACGTTGAGTTCTCTTTTGATGGAGATTAATGGGATTCTTCCTGGTCATCAGTTTGCCTCT GTGAGAGCAGGAGTTGAGATGGCGTTAATTGATGCAGCCGCAAAGAGTATTGGTACACCATTGTGTAGACTATTCGGAGGAGTTACAAACACCATCACAACAGATATAACA ATTCCAATTGTGTCACCAGCTGAAGCTGCCGAGCTAGCTTCAAAATACTGTAAACAAGGATTCAAGACTTTGAAGCTTAAAGTGGGGAAGAATCTGAATGCTGACATTGAAGTTCTGAAAGCCATTCGAACTGCCCACCCGGATTGCTCGTTTATCCTAGATGCCAATGAAGGTTATACTTCTACAGAAGCAATCCAAGTGCTCGAAAGATTACAAG AAATTGAAATTGTACCCATCCTGTTTGAACAGCCAGTACATAGAGACGATTGGGAAGGACTTGGTCATGTTAATCGTGTTGCAAGAAATAAGTATGGTGTGTCTGTGGCAGCTGATGAAAGCTGTAGAAGTTTAGCTGATGTTGAAAGAATAGCTAAAGAAAATCTAGCTGAAGTCATCAACATTAAACTTGCAAAACTTGGTGTCATTGGGGCTCTCGAAATTATTGAATTGGCAAGAGTATTGGGTTTGCATCTGATGATTGGTGGAATGGTTGAAACCAGATTGGCCATGGGTTTTGCTGGTCATCTAGCTGCTGGTTTTGGTTGTTTTAA GTATATTGACCTTGATACTCCTATATTGTTGGCAGAAGATCCAGTCCTTGAGGGTTATGAAG TCTATGGTCCTGTTTACAAGTACAGAAATTCTCGAGGCCATGGTGGGTTCCTTCATTGGGACAACATTGCATGGTAA
- the LOC124919185 gene encoding L-Ala-D/L-amino acid epimerase isoform X2 produces MGSTGLSFSSSFLGCLISPCRLHNSTGAAEIRNPNLNLCRTADHGGATMTMAVPSVKPNTFGYKNLLDTFMVDVQRAEGRPLNVPLISPFTIASSRIDQVGNVAIRVELRNGCVGWGEAPILPSVTEEDQPIALAKAAEACEHLRRNPAMTLSSLLMEINGILPGHQFASVRAGVEMALIDAAAKSIGTPLCRLFGGVTNTITTDITIPIVSPAEAAELASKYCKQGFKTLKLKVGKNLNADIEVLKAIRTAHPDCSFILDANEGYTSTEAIQVLERLQEIEIVPILFEQPVHRDDWEGLGHVNRVARNKYGVSVAADESCRSLADVERIAKENLAEVINIKLAKLGVIGALEIIELARVLGLHLMIGGMVETRLAMGFAGHLAAGFGCFKYIDLDTPILLAEDPVLEGYEVYGPVYKYRNSRGHGGFLHWDNIA; encoded by the exons ATGGGTTCCACTGGGTTGTCgttttcatcatcttttctCGGTTGCCTTATCTCTCCTTGTCGCCTACACAACAGCACAGGCGCAGCCGAGATCCGAAACCCAAATCTCAACCTTTGCCGAACCGCTGATCACGGAGGCGCTACCATGACGATGGCGGTTCCTTCGGTGAAACCAAACACGTTTGGGTACAAAAATCTGTTGGATACTTTCATGGTTGATGTTCAGAGAGCTGAAGGGAGACCGTTGAATGTCCCGTTGATTTCTCCGTTTACAATTGCGTCGTCGAGAATTGATCAAGTGGGGAATGTTGCTATTCGTGTTGAGCTTAGGAATGGGTGTGTAGGGTGGGGTGAGGCGCCAATTTTGCCGTCGGTTACAGAGGAGGATCAGCCGATAGCGCTAGCGAAAGCGGCAGAGGCTTGCGAACATCTGCGGCGGAATCCGGCGATGACGTTGAGTTCTCTTTTGATGGAGATTAATGGGATTCTTCCTGGTCATCAGTTTGCCTCT GTGAGAGCAGGAGTTGAGATGGCGTTAATTGATGCAGCCGCAAAGAGTATTGGTACACCATTGTGTAGACTATTCGGAGGAGTTACAAACACCATCACAACAGATATAACA ATTCCAATTGTGTCACCAGCTGAAGCTGCCGAGCTAGCTTCAAAATACTGTAAACAAGGATTCAAGACTTTGAAGCTTAAAGTGGGGAAGAATCTGAATGCTGACATTGAAGTTCTGAAAGCCATTCGAACTGCCCACCCGGATTGCTCGTTTATCCTAGATGCCAATGAAGGTTATACTTCTACAGAAGCAATCCAAGTGCTCGAAAGATTACAAG AAATTGAAATTGTACCCATCCTGTTTGAACAGCCAGTACATAGAGACGATTGGGAAGGACTTGGTCATGTTAATCGTGTTGCAAGAAATAAGTATGGTGTGTCTGTGGCAGCTGATGAAAGCTGTAGAAGTTTAGCTGATGTTGAAAGAATAGCTAAAGAAAATCTAGCTGAAGTCATCAACATTAAACTTGCAAAACTTGGTGTCATTGGGGCTCTCGAAATTATTGAATTGGCAAGAGTATTGGGTTTGCATCTGATGATTGGTGGAATGGTTGAAACCAGATTGGCCATGGGTTTTGCTGGTCATCTAGCTGCTGGTTTTGGTTGTTTTAA GTATATTGACCTTGATACTCCTATATTGTTGGCAGAAGATCCAGTCCTTGAGGGTTATGAAG TCTATGGTCCTGTTTACAAGTACAGAAATTCTCGAGGCCATGGTGGGTTCCTTCATTGGGACAACATTGCATG A